The following coding sequences lie in one Calidithermus timidus DSM 17022 genomic window:
- a CDS encoding redox-sensing transcriptional repressor Rex produces MAKVPSAAISRLVTYLRILEDLEARGVNRTSSEQLSEEAQVTAFQVRKDLSYFGSYGTRGVGYTVPVLRRELQQILGLNRRWGLCIVGMGRLGQALADYPGFDEHFDLRGFFDIDPAKHGLSFRGIAVEALENLPRVVAERRIEIGLIAVPADSAQSVANRMIDSGLRGILNFAPVVLEVPREVAVENVDFLAGLSRLSFFILNPRLREEMIG; encoded by the coding sequence ATGGCGAAAGTGCCCAGTGCAGCGATCTCACGTCTGGTGACCTATCTGCGTATTCTCGAAGACCTCGAGGCCAGGGGCGTCAACCGCACCTCGAGCGAGCAACTCTCCGAAGAGGCCCAGGTCACGGCCTTCCAGGTACGCAAGGACCTCTCCTACTTTGGAAGCTACGGCACCCGCGGGGTGGGCTACACCGTCCCGGTGTTGCGCCGGGAGTTGCAGCAGATCCTCGGCCTAAACCGCCGTTGGGGGCTGTGCATCGTGGGCATGGGCCGTCTGGGCCAGGCCCTCGCCGACTACCCCGGCTTCGACGAGCACTTCGACCTACGCGGCTTCTTCGACATCGACCCTGCCAAGCACGGCCTGAGCTTTCGTGGGATCGCGGTCGAGGCGCTGGAGAACCTGCCCAGGGTGGTGGCCGAGCGAAGGATTGAGATTGGATTAATAGCCGTCCCGGCGGATTCGGCCCAAAGTGTGGCGAACCGGATGATAGACTCTGGCCTGAGGGGCATCCTTAACTTCGCACCCGTCGTCCTCGAGGTGCCCAGGGAAGTGGCGGTGGAGAACGTGGACTTCCTGGCTGGCCTGAGCCGCCTGAGTTTCTTTATCCTGAACCCGCGTTTGAGGGAGGAGATGATCGGATGA
- a CDS encoding 2-hydroxyacid dehydrogenase yields MFLLVQEGVEPRYLEGIPAQIVYLPKQGPLPAEAAQAEFAVAPYGSARRFFDELPKLEALKVVQTLTAGVDWILPKLPPHLILCDAAGVHDVPVSEWVVGAILAAIKRFPEFRDAQREQRWAYRWVGDLEGSTVLFLGYGSIARATEKRLEPFGVQFIRVARSARENVYGFSELPDWLPQADVVINLLPLTPQTEKLCGAGFFAQMKPGALFVNAGRGKTVDQDALIEAIKAKRIRFVSDVTDPEPLPEGHPLWSLPEVFFTPHMAGSTHKLFERGFRLVRQQVERYLRGEPLLNVVVREKGY; encoded by the coding sequence ATGTTCCTGCTCGTGCAAGAAGGGGTTGAACCTCGCTACCTCGAGGGCATCCCCGCTCAGATCGTCTATCTGCCCAAGCAGGGTCCCTTACCCGCTGAAGCCGCCCAGGCCGAGTTTGCCGTGGCCCCCTATGGTTCAGCCCGGCGCTTCTTCGACGAACTCCCCAAGCTCGAGGCCCTGAAGGTCGTGCAGACCCTCACCGCCGGGGTGGATTGGATCTTGCCCAAGCTGCCCCCCCACCTCATCCTCTGCGATGCTGCCGGGGTACATGACGTCCCGGTTTCGGAATGGGTGGTGGGGGCCATCCTGGCTGCCATCAAGCGCTTCCCCGAGTTCCGTGACGCGCAGCGCGAGCAGCGTTGGGCCTACCGGTGGGTGGGAGACCTCGAGGGCTCCACGGTGCTGTTTTTGGGATACGGCTCCATCGCCCGGGCCACCGAGAAGCGCCTCGAGCCCTTCGGGGTACAGTTCATCCGGGTAGCCCGCAGCGCGCGGGAGAACGTCTACGGCTTCTCCGAGCTCCCCGATTGGCTTCCTCAGGCCGACGTCGTGATCAACCTGCTACCCCTCACCCCTCAGACCGAGAAACTCTGCGGGGCCGGGTTCTTCGCCCAGATGAAGCCAGGGGCCCTCTTCGTCAACGCCGGGCGGGGCAAGACCGTCGATCAGGACGCTCTTATCGAGGCGATCAAGGCCAAGCGCATCCGCTTCGTTTCCGACGTGACCGACCCCGAGCCACTGCCCGAGGGGCACCCGCTGTGGTCACTGCCCGAGGTATTCTTCACGCCACACATGGCCGGTTCGACCCACAAGCTCTTCGAGCGGGGGTTCCGCCTGGTGCGCCAGCAGGTCGAGCGCTACCTGCGGGGAGAGCCTCTGCTCAACGTGGTGGTGCGGGAGAAGGGCTACTGA
- a CDS encoding CopG family transcriptional regulator, translating to MMIRKQIYLAPEQEAKLKRLARATGRTEAEIIREALDALPETADPVLAALYSKGLLESPTIPANPTQAQSAYQRYLNQIGQRKLGLAEAVLEERKQGA from the coding sequence ATGATGATTCGCAAGCAGATTTACTTGGCTCCTGAGCAGGAAGCCAAACTCAAGCGTCTGGCCCGAGCCACCGGGCGCACTGAGGCGGAGATCATCCGCGAGGCCCTGGACGCGCTGCCGGAGACCGCTGACCCGGTGCTGGCTGCGCTTTATAGCAAGGGCCTGCTCGAGTCCCCCACGATTCCTGCCAACCCTACCCAGGCACAGAGCGCCTATCAGCGTTACCTCAACCAGATCGGACAGCGCAAACTGGGTCTGGCCGAGGCGGTGCTGGAGGAGCGTAAGCAAGGGGCTTAA
- a CDS encoding type II toxin-antitoxin system VapC family toxin: MACYVDTSALVKRYDPNEKGAAKVIALLSSPATVLTSTLTPIEVVSAFRIKERNGVFTAGEVQLALMAFEGHVSLEYKLVAPQPGTYLEAKRLLLSYALRAYDAMHLATALTIVQAAGIQPGQLEFWTADQAQAAAAAAEGFGVVLV; the protein is encoded by the coding sequence ATGGCCTGCTACGTCGACACTTCGGCCCTGGTCAAGCGCTACGACCCCAACGAAAAAGGAGCGGCAAAGGTCATCGCCCTTCTGAGCAGCCCTGCTACCGTGCTCACCAGCACCCTGACCCCCATCGAGGTGGTTTCCGCCTTTCGTATCAAAGAACGCAACGGTGTATTCACTGCCGGGGAGGTTCAATTGGCGCTGATGGCTTTCGAGGGCCATGTCTCGCTTGAATACAAGCTGGTTGCCCCTCAACCCGGTACCTACCTCGAAGCCAAGCGGCTGCTGCTCAGTTACGCGCTGCGGGCCTACGATGCCATGCACCTGGCCACCGCCCTCACCATCGTGCAGGCAGCAGGCATCCAGCCTGGGCAGCTCGAGTTCTGGACGGCCGATCAAGCCCAAGCGGCGGCGGCGGCTGCCGAGGGGTTCGGGGTGGTATTGGTCTGA
- a CDS encoding GNAT family N-acetyltransferase translates to MLISDTWPRSGRVTLKPFGEGLTEEEWRRFYECFRDPEIAEWNGSRPLRMPIWLFKRVVMGEVARGDRLGFGILDEWGEWLGTVELYDLSRSEATLGILIGAKDRWGQGYGTEAVRAVLRYAFERMNLQRVKLKTFKHNLRAQKAFQKAGFRVVAVLPTPSPRVALSLGPVRPKPEERRLEDVHMEITREEWQSLG, encoded by the coding sequence GTGCTGATCTCCGATACCTGGCCCCGCTCCGGGCGGGTGACCCTCAAACCCTTCGGCGAGGGCCTCACCGAGGAGGAGTGGCGGCGCTTTTACGAGTGCTTCCGCGACCCCGAGATCGCCGAGTGGAACGGCAGCCGTCCCCTGCGCATGCCCATATGGCTGTTCAAGCGGGTGGTGATGGGCGAGGTGGCCCGGGGCGACCGGCTGGGCTTCGGCATCCTCGACGAGTGGGGGGAGTGGTTGGGCACGGTTGAACTCTACGACCTCAGCCGCAGCGAAGCTACCTTGGGCATCCTGATCGGGGCTAAGGACCGTTGGGGCCAGGGCTACGGCACCGAGGCGGTACGGGCGGTGTTGCGCTACGCCTTCGAGCGCATGAACCTGCAGCGGGTCAAGCTCAAGACCTTCAAGCACAACCTGCGGGCCCAAAAGGCCTTTCAAAAAGCGGGCTTCCGGGTGGTCGCGGTGCTTCCCACCCCCAGTCCACGGGTGGCCCTTTCGCTCGGCCCGGTGCGTCCCAAGCCAGAGGAGCGGCGGCTGGAGGACGTGCACATGGAGATCACGCGGGAGGAGTGGCAGAGCCTGGGGTGA
- a CDS encoding polyprenyl synthetase family protein: MSVKPFATSLELPLEAFEERLREVIRSDVEFIRLIEEDLVTAGGKRVRPQLVFLASGALGGAPHAVDMALVVELLHSATLLHDDLVDDAETRRGQVAAFRKYGNAVSVLSGDYLLARLMHLLAEMGRMELVALVAQTARELSEGEVLQFQVAALADYSLEAYERIITGKTGSVTRLCCEGPAVLAGAPVQQREALAQFGLLYGQAFQMRDDYLDLMGSPEVLGKPVGGDVREGKLTRVTLRLLEEFPEEVGAILRRKGEGLGDLERLRTLATQSGIGREIVEAIHERVEAAVARLGALPPSPYRDALEALARKELSRLS, translated from the coding sequence ATGAGCGTGAAGCCCTTCGCCACCTCCCTCGAGCTTCCCCTCGAGGCCTTCGAAGAGCGCCTGCGGGAAGTCATCCGCTCGGACGTGGAGTTCATCCGGCTGATCGAGGAGGACCTGGTGACGGCGGGTGGCAAGCGGGTGCGGCCACAGTTGGTGTTCCTGGCCAGCGGCGCGCTCGGCGGCGCCCCCCACGCGGTGGACATGGCCCTGGTGGTCGAGCTGCTGCACTCGGCTACGCTTTTGCACGACGACCTGGTAGACGACGCCGAGACCCGGCGGGGCCAGGTGGCGGCTTTTCGCAAGTACGGCAACGCGGTCTCGGTGCTCTCCGGCGACTACCTGCTGGCCCGCCTGATGCACCTGCTGGCCGAGATGGGCCGGATGGAGTTGGTGGCCCTGGTGGCCCAGACTGCCCGCGAGCTCTCCGAGGGGGAGGTCTTGCAGTTCCAGGTGGCCGCACTTGCGGATTACTCGCTGGAGGCTTACGAGCGCATCATCACCGGCAAGACCGGCTCGGTGACGCGGCTGTGCTGCGAAGGGCCGGCGGTGCTGGCGGGCGCTCCTGTTCAGCAGCGCGAGGCGTTGGCGCAGTTCGGCTTGCTCTACGGGCAAGCCTTCCAGATGCGCGACGACTACCTCGACCTCATGGGTTCACCGGAGGTCTTGGGCAAGCCGGTGGGTGGGGACGTGCGCGAGGGCAAGCTGACCCGCGTCACCCTGCGGCTGCTGGAGGAGTTCCCCGAGGAGGTGGGTGCGATCCTGCGGCGCAAGGGGGAGGGATTGGGCGACCTCGAGCGCCTGCGCACCCTCGCCACCCAATCGGGCATCGGCCGGGAGATCGTGGAAGCCATCCACGAGCGGGTCGAAGCGGCGGTGGCACGCTTGGGGGCCCTGCCCCCCAGCCCCTACCGCGACGCGCTCGAGGCGCTGGCCCGTAAGGAGTTGTCGCGCCTTAGCTGA
- a CDS encoding SPOR domain-containing protein, whose product MGWLRNNWLDLLIFVLFSLVVAGIVFFLTGINPFQRLQTHTPPSPQPPVEQVTPPQEVQPQPQIPRPQDDSAAEPVINALPIPQAPSETPQAQPSPRPQEEPAVRETPAPQPASGSWRVAVGSFSNAQNASRLARQLEAQGYRVQLEAAGALTRVTVGPYATEEQARGVARSFAGAQVYRGARPASQPGAQASAAYVQVGAFKSQASAEALVEKLRAEGLPVVLVKDGSLIRVRVGPLGNDREQVIASLKAMGLPTLAVP is encoded by the coding sequence ATGGGTTGGCTGCGCAACAATTGGCTCGACCTGCTGATCTTCGTGCTATTTAGCCTGGTGGTAGCAGGTATCGTGTTTTTCCTCACCGGCATTAACCCCTTTCAGCGGCTCCAGACACACACTCCCCCGTCGCCCCAGCCTCCAGTGGAGCAGGTAACGCCACCACAGGAGGTCCAGCCGCAGCCCCAGATTCCTCGACCTCAGGACGACAGCGCCGCTGAGCCGGTCATCAACGCCTTGCCCATTCCCCAAGCGCCCAGCGAGACCCCGCAAGCCCAGCCCTCCCCAAGACCCCAGGAAGAGCCGGCCGTGCGCGAGACACCCGCACCCCAGCCCGCCTCGGGTAGCTGGCGGGTGGCGGTGGGCTCGTTCTCCAACGCACAGAACGCCTCGCGCCTGGCCCGGCAACTCGAGGCCCAGGGCTACCGGGTCCAGCTCGAGGCCGCCGGTGCGCTGACCAGGGTCACGGTGGGCCCTTACGCCACCGAGGAGCAGGCTCGAGGGGTGGCGCGCAGCTTTGCCGGGGCCCAGGTGTACCGGGGAGCCCGCCCCGCATCCCAACCCGGCGCCCAGGCCTCCGCCGCTTACGTGCAGGTGGGAGCTTTCAAGAGCCAGGCCTCCGCCGAGGCCCTGGTCGAGAAGCTGCGGGCTGAGGGGCTGCCGGTGGTGCTGGTCAAGGACGGAAGCCTGATCAGGGTGCGGGTTGGTCCCCTGGGCAACGACCGCGAGCAGGTCATCGCCAGCCTCAAGGCCATGGGGCTGCCGACCCTGGCCGTTCCCTAA
- a CDS encoding Glu/Leu/Phe/Val family dehydrogenase: MRSEPLSYLSSENNGPWEIYLEQVERVTPYLGKLAYWVEDLKRPKRILIVDIPIRMDDGSVAHFEGYRVHHNTFRGPAKGGVRYHPDVTLSEVMALAAWMTIKNAAVGVPYGGGKGGIRVDPRKLSTGEIERLTRRYTSEIGILIGPNKDIPAPDVGTAEREMAWMMDTYSMNIGHTTPGVVTGKPIQVGGSLGRRDATGRGVFVAAAVAAEKLGMNLEGARVAIQGFGNVGNAAARIFHDHKARIVAVSDVTGAVYNEAGIDPYDLTQHVQSTGGVRGYPKAEPIPAMDVLTVPCEFLIPAALEKQITEANAWKVQCKVVVEGANGPTTPAADDILAERGILVVPDVVANAGGVTVSYFEWVQDFNSYFWTEAEINQRLEQIMRNALEAVWQVHEERKVSLRTATYIVAATRVLESRAMLGLYP; encoded by the coding sequence ATGCGAAGTGAACCGCTTTCGTACCTCTCAAGTGAGAACAACGGCCCCTGGGAGATCTACCTCGAGCAAGTCGAGCGCGTGACGCCTTACTTGGGCAAGCTGGCCTACTGGGTCGAAGACCTCAAGCGACCCAAGCGTATCCTGATCGTGGATATCCCCATACGCATGGACGATGGGTCGGTGGCCCACTTCGAGGGCTACCGGGTGCACCACAACACCTTCCGGGGCCCGGCCAAGGGCGGGGTGCGCTACCACCCTGACGTGACCCTCTCCGAGGTCATGGCCCTGGCGGCCTGGATGACCATCAAGAACGCGGCGGTGGGGGTGCCCTACGGCGGCGGCAAGGGGGGCATTCGGGTAGACCCCCGCAAGCTCTCGACGGGCGAGATCGAGCGCCTGACCCGGCGCTACACCTCCGAGATCGGCATCCTGATCGGCCCCAACAAGGACATCCCCGCCCCTGACGTGGGCACCGCCGAGCGTGAGATGGCCTGGATGATGGACACCTACTCCATGAATATCGGCCATACCACCCCCGGCGTGGTGACCGGTAAGCCCATCCAGGTAGGGGGTTCGCTGGGCCGCCGCGACGCCACCGGGCGCGGGGTGTTCGTGGCGGCGGCGGTGGCGGCGGAGAAGCTGGGGATGAACCTCGAGGGGGCCCGCGTGGCCATCCAGGGCTTCGGCAACGTGGGCAACGCCGCCGCGCGCATCTTCCACGACCACAAGGCCCGCATCGTGGCGGTCTCGGATGTGACGGGAGCGGTCTATAACGAAGCCGGGATCGATCCTTACGACCTGACCCAGCATGTGCAGTCTACGGGGGGGGTGCGCGGCTATCCCAAGGCCGAGCCCATCCCAGCAATGGACGTGCTCACCGTGCCCTGCGAGTTTTTGATCCCGGCGGCGCTGGAGAAGCAGATCACCGAGGCCAACGCCTGGAAGGTGCAGTGCAAGGTGGTGGTCGAAGGGGCCAACGGCCCCACCACCCCGGCTGCCGACGACATCCTGGCCGAGCGTGGCATCCTGGTGGTGCCCGACGTGGTCGCCAACGCGGGCGGCGTGACGGTGAGCTACTTCGAGTGGGTGCAGGACTTCAACAGCTACTTCTGGACCGAGGCTGAGATCAACCAGCGCCTCGAGCAGATCATGCGCAACGCCCTCGAGGCGGTGTGGCAGGTGCACGAGGAGCGCAAGGTGAGCCTGCGCACGGCGACCTACATCGTCGCCGCGACCCGCGTGCTCGAGTCGCGCGCGATGCTGGGCTTGTACCCATAG